AGTGGAGACGATCAGTCGCCAGTTGCATGAATGGGGATTGTCCCATTTCCCTTCCCACGGCAATTTTGTGTTGTTGGATACGGGAAAGCCGGCTGACGAAGTGTTTCAATCGCTTTTGAAACAAGGTATTATTGTCCGTTCCGGACAGGCGCTCGGCTATCCGACGCACATCCGGGTCACAGTCGGTTCACCTGAACAAAACGCCCGCTTTTTGGACGCATTGGCCGTCTGTCTGGGCAGGCAAAGGAACGAAGCCCGTTGAATCAAGGGAAAGTGACAGTCATCGGGATCGGTCTGATCGGCGGGTCCCTTGCTTTGTGCATCAAGGAGCGGACGGAGTACACGGTTTGCGGCTGTGACATTTCCGAACGGTCGTTGGAATTGGCCTGCGCCTCCGGCGTCATTGATGAAGGAACCACGGATTTGGCGGAAGCGGTTAAAGACGCCGATTTTCTGTTTTTGGCGGTTCCTGTCGGGCTGATTTCCCGTTTGATGGGACAATTGCGGGAGATGCCGCTTAAACCGGGATGCATCATTTCGGATGTTGGCAGTACCAAAGGGGAGATCGTCCGGCGCGGTCAGGAGCTGAGCCGGATCGGTGTCACTTTCATCGGTGGGCATCCGATGGCGGGTTCTCACCGCTCCGGCGTGGAAGCGGCCGATCCGTTGCTATTTGAAAATGCGTATTACATATTGACGCCAACGCCGGAAACGTCATTGGTGGATATGCAACGGTTGAGCCGTTTGTTGCAGGTGGCCACCCGCGCCCAGTTGGTCATCATGGATCCGGATCATCATGACCGGGTGGTGGGGGCGATCAGCCATTTGCCGCATGTGATCGCGGCCGGTTTGGTTAACCAGGTGGGGCGTTACAATGAGGAGAACGAGTGGTTCCACCGGTTGGCGGCGGGCGGTTTCCGGGATTTGACGCGCATTGCCGCCAGTCACCCTGTGATGTGGCGGGATATTTTGATGAGCAACCGCCGTATGGTACTTTCGTTGATGGACGACTGGTTGGAGGAGATGCAGCGATTCCGCCGGGCGATTGAAGCGGGTGACGCGCAGGAAGTGGAGGCCTTGTTCGACCGGGCGAGACGTCTGCGCGAGCAATTGCCCGACAGGAAAAAAGGCATCCTGCTGCGAGCATACGAATGCTACGTCAACGTCCCCGACCGTCCGGGAATGATCGGGGAAGTGGCAACACTGCTGGGGAAAAACGGCATCAACTTGAGTAACATCGGTGTGATGGAAAACCGTGAGGAAGAAGCCGGCATACTCCGATTGTCGTTCCGCACCGAAGATGATTTGACACAAGCGGTGGCGGTGCTCAAACAGGCCAATTATACGGTGATCGAATAAGTGCGGGAGGGAGAGAACCATGGACATCATCCGATCCACCCCTAAACGGCCGTTTCATCAATCGGTCCGGGTGCCTGGGGATAAGTCGATCAGCCATCGCGGGGTGATGTTTGGTGCCATCGCGCAGGGGATAACGCGGGTGGAAGGCTTTTTGCCGGGAGCAGACTGTCTCAGCACCATCGCGTGTTTCCGTCGGCTGGGCGTAGAGATCGAACGGGAGACCCCCACGACGGTACTGATCAAAGGGAAGGGATGGGAAGGATTGCGTGAACCGTCCCAGTGGTTGGATGTGGGTAATTCCGGTACGACCATCCGCCTCATGCTCGGCATTTTGGCTGGACGCCCCTTTTTTTCCGCCGTGGCCGGGGATGATTCCATCGCACGCCGTCCGATGGGACGCGTGGTGCAACCGTTGCGGGAGATGGGAGCGTTCATCGACGGCCGGGAGGGTGGTTCGTTTACACCGCTCGCTGTTCGTGGGGGGCGCTTGATGGGAATAGAGCATGTGAGCCAGGTGGCCAGTGCTCAGGTAAAATCGTGTCTCCTGCTGGCTGGTCTACAGGCGGAAGGAA
The sequence above is drawn from the Polycladomyces subterraneus genome and encodes:
- a CDS encoding prephenate dehydrogenase; translated protein: MNQGKVTVIGIGLIGGSLALCIKERTEYTVCGCDISERSLELACASGVIDEGTTDLAEAVKDADFLFLAVPVGLISRLMGQLREMPLKPGCIISDVGSTKGEIVRRGQELSRIGVTFIGGHPMAGSHRSGVEAADPLLFENAYYILTPTPETSLVDMQRLSRLLQVATRAQLVIMDPDHHDRVVGAISHLPHVIAAGLVNQVGRYNEENEWFHRLAAGGFRDLTRIAASHPVMWRDILMSNRRMVLSLMDDWLEEMQRFRRAIEAGDAQEVEALFDRARRLREQLPDRKKGILLRAYECYVNVPDRPGMIGEVATLLGKNGINLSNIGVMENREEEAGILRLSFRTEDDLTQAVAVLKQANYTVIE